The following proteins are co-located in the Desulfurococcus amylolyticus Z-533 genome:
- the pheT gene encoding phenylalanine--tRNA ligase subunit beta yields the protein MPVIRVSISDIEALLGSRVTLEKLYKGLTKLKCEVDNVEGDILEYEANHDRPDLFSAEGLARALRPFLGLEGKQYHIVNSSIKGYSEGIPGRPYIALAVVRDVVLNEEAIVQIMQLQEKLASTYGRARRKASIGVYDLDKIKPPIYYRAVNPYETKYRPLNENREMTLREVLSETEKGRLYGYIIESMERYPVLMDSEGTILSLAPILNSDDNKVTTNTRNILIDSTGLNPEIVVDMVTIMAVNIAERSKNRIIEVVGVEHPSGLIIEAPRRRGNFISVNLSDVSRLIGVDISVEDAVRYLSLHYYTVRSIEGRVLTVEAPIYRLDARSWVDVAEDIAISHGYDAIGRQADSLPYSTSIGKIHPLEYISRRVRDILVGLGFIEIANYMMTSIESQTTLMGYNQGIFVVENPKSDRYTAIRSWLTPGIIEAIIENKGKRARLAVFEIGDVVLPDESMETNARVERRIGIAVSHEKATLTDGLAVVRTLFKELGVTLSFEKTMVPGLLPERTAAINVNGEQIGFVGEVKPEILYKLGLMNPVIVSEINLNKIIKLLATN from the coding sequence ATGCCGGTTATCAGGGTAAGCATTAGCGATATAGAGGCCCTGCTGGGTAGTCGTGTTACATTGGAGAAATTGTATAAAGGGTTAACGAAGCTTAAATGCGAGGTTGACAATGTTGAGGGAGATATATTAGAGTACGAGGCAAACCATGACCGCCCCGATCTCTTTAGTGCAGAAGGTCTTGCAAGGGCTCTGAGGCCCTTCCTAGGACTGGAGGGGAAGCAGTACCATATCGTCAATTCAAGTATTAAAGGATATAGTGAGGGCATTCCTGGGAGACCCTATATAGCTCTCGCCGTGGTAAGGGATGTGGTTTTGAATGAGGAGGCCATTGTCCAAATAATGCAATTACAAGAGAAACTGGCCTCTACATATGGCCGGGCGCGTAGGAAGGCGAGTATAGGTGTATACGATCTCGACAAGATTAAACCACCGATATACTATCGAGCTGTCAACCCCTATGAAACCAAGTATAGACCTTTAAATGAAAACCGTGAAATGACGCTTAGAGAGGTGCTTAGTGAAACCGAGAAGGGGAGGTTGTATGGGTATATAATTGAGTCCATGGAGAGGTACCCAGTGCTAATGGACTCTGAGGGGACGATACTCAGTCTAGCACCTATACTTAACTCCGATGATAACAAGGTCACCACTAATACACGCAACATATTGATTGATTCAACAGGTTTAAACCCAGAGATCGTCGTAGACATGGTTACTATAATGGCTGTAAACATCGCCGAGAGATCCAAGAACAGGATAATCGAAGTTGTTGGAGTAGAGCATCCCAGCGGATTAATCATTGAGGCACCTAGGAGAAGGGGCAACTTTATCAGTGTTAATTTAAGTGATGTCAGTAGACTCATAGGCGTCGATATCAGTGTAGAAGACGCTGTAAGGTATCTCTCACTCCATTATTATACAGTGAGAAGCATTGAGGGAAGAGTCCTCACAGTGGAAGCACCTATCTACAGGCTTGATGCTAGAAGCTGGGTTGATGTCGCAGAAGATATAGCTATATCCCATGGCTACGATGCTATAGGAAGGCAGGCAGACTCCCTACCCTACTCAACCAGCATTGGAAAGATACATCCATTAGAGTATATATCGAGGAGGGTCAGGGATATACTAGTAGGACTCGGATTCATCGAGATAGCAAACTACATGATGACTAGTATCGAGTCCCAGACTACATTAATGGGATATAACCAGGGGATCTTCGTTGTCGAGAACCCTAAGTCAGATAGGTATACAGCTATAAGGTCATGGCTGACGCCCGGCATAATAGAGGCGATAATTGAGAACAAGGGTAAGAGGGCCAGGCTTGCAGTGTTTGAAATCGGGGATGTGGTGCTCCCCGACGAGTCAATGGAGACGAATGCACGTGTGGAGAGGAGGATAGGTATCGCTGTTTCCCATGAGAAGGCCACGTTAACCGATGGCCTCGCAGTGGTTAGAACACTCTTCAAAGAGCTAGGTGTAACATTATCCTTTGAAAAAACCATGGTCCCCGGCTTACTCCCCGAGAGGACAGCTGCTATCAATGTAAACGGGGAACAGATAGGCTTTGTCGGGGAAGTGAAGCCTGAGATACTGTATAAGCTGGGATTAATGAATCCTGTCATCGTATCTGAAATAAACCTGAATAAAATTATTAAATTACTCGCAACCAATTGA
- a CDS encoding cation:proton antiporter, with protein sequence MQTIEYVFLGFLISKITGHMARRLNINEVAGYLATAILLGLTLGKGEYIRDLMLISNVAAIFVVFYAGVSSDLETIIENFKSSTMVSLLSVAFTMAFVLLAVTYIGFSLELAFIIALLLSNTATETVSMIIKRLPIHIRSILVSASFVDDLFMLFTTSAYYIWYVTGNVSNVALPILVSMALTILVFTLLSRRRSVLKNMFIYMSRDIAFFTDIALLLLSLMLLVAYVSGVSPFIAAYLAGIFISGGIWIHDPMLRYRTRINDFTNILSTIIDGVFTPLFMLYVGLHITVSAVNTLLFILLLAIGLSVKTVVYFSFFKLRGEETFTSLVAGASMTGRGVLELTLLVKGFELGVVSLEIFNTVVAVALSTIAASIILVALLSRRGFS encoded by the coding sequence ATGCAAACAATAGAATATGTGTTTCTAGGTTTTCTAATCTCGAAGATCACTGGACACATGGCACGTAGACTAAATATAAACGAGGTAGCTGGTTATTTAGCAACAGCTATTCTACTTGGATTAACCCTGGGTAAGGGCGAGTATATACGTGATCTAATGCTTATCTCAAATGTGGCAGCTATATTTGTAGTATTCTATGCAGGTGTTTCGAGTGATCTAGAGACTATCATCGAGAATTTCAAGTCATCAACAATGGTCTCGCTGCTCTCCGTAGCCTTCACTATGGCATTCGTTTTACTGGCTGTAACATATATTGGATTCTCCCTGGAGTTAGCATTCATTATTGCACTATTATTATCTAACACCGCGACTGAAACAGTATCTATGATTATAAAGAGGCTCCCCATACACATCAGGTCGATACTGGTCTCGGCAAGCTTCGTTGATGACCTCTTCATGTTGTTTACCACGTCTGCATACTATATCTGGTATGTAACGGGGAACGTCAGTAATGTTGCACTACCAATACTGGTTTCTATGGCGCTCACGATACTGGTCTTCACATTATTATCGAGGCGGCGGAGCGTCCTTAAAAACATGTTTATCTATATGTCTAGGGACATAGCGTTTTTCACTGATATAGCATTGCTACTATTATCACTAATGCTACTAGTAGCCTATGTCTCCGGTGTAAGTCCCTTTATAGCTGCTTATCTAGCTGGAATATTCATCTCGGGAGGAATATGGATACATGACCCCATGTTAAGATATAGAACCAGGATAAATGATTTCACCAATATATTGAGTACCATAATAGATGGTGTCTTCACCCCCTTATTCATGCTATATGTAGGGCTCCATATAACAGTATCAGCCGTCAACACGTTACTCTTCATCCTGCTTCTAGCCATAGGATTATCTGTTAAAACGGTAGTGTATTTCTCATTCTTCAAGCTTCGTGGTGAAGAAACATTTACAAGCCTGGTTGCAGGGGCATCAATGACGGGAAGGGGGGTATTAGAGCTAACCCTGCTGGTTAAGGGCTTTGAACTAGGGGTTGTATCACTAGAGATATTTAACACCGTGGTGGCTGTTGCCCTCTCCACTATCGCTGCTTCAATAATACTTGTAGCCTTATTATCTAGGAGAGGATTCAGCTAG